One part of the Vitis riparia cultivar Riparia Gloire de Montpellier isolate 1030 chromosome 6, EGFV_Vit.rip_1.0, whole genome shotgun sequence genome encodes these proteins:
- the LOC117915683 gene encoding glutathione S-transferase U7-like, producing MAAISLQTETMAEEVKLFGTWASVFSRRIEVALKLKGVQFEYIEENLSNKSPALLKYNPVHKKIPVLVHNGKPVAESLVILEYIDETWKHNPILPTDPYEKAMARFWAKYIDDKLLPAAIKVAMSKGEEQKGVIEEIQKQLKTLESELKEKKFFGGESLGFVDIAANTIVWLVVAQEALGMEILTEEKFPVLHGWYQRLVDDAVFKECMPPREQHLSFVKVRFGSSTPSK from the exons ATGGCAGCCATATCTCTTCAAACAGAAACGATGGCTGAAGAAGTAAAGCTTTTTGGCACATGGGCAAGCGTCTTTAGCCGCAGAATTGAAGTGGCCCTCAAGCTGAAAGGAGTTCAGTTTGAATACATAGAAGAGAATTTGTCCAATAAGAGTCCTGCGCTTCTCAAGTATAATCCGGTTCACAAGAAAATCCCAGTGCTTGTACACAACGGAAAGCCAGTTGCAGAGTCACTTGTCATCCTGGAGTACATCGATGAGACCTGGAAACACAACCCCATCTTGCCTACAGACCCTTATGAGAAGGCCATGGCACGGTTCTGGGCTAAGTACATAGATGACAAG CTCTTGCCGGCAGCAATAAAGGTTGCGATGAGTAAGGGAGAGGAGCAAAAGGGAGTGATTGAAGAAATCCAGAAGCAGCTTAAAACTCTAGAGAGTGAGCtgaaagagaagaaattctTTGGAGGGGAGAGTTTGGGATTCGTGGACATAGCTGCAAACACTATAGTTTGGCTTGTTGTTGCCCAAGAAGCTCTGGGAATGGAGATCCTGACCGAAGAGAAGTTTCCTGTTTTGCATGGATGGTATCAAAGGCTTGTCGACGATGCTGTTTTCAAGGAATGTATGCCGCCAAGGGAGCAACATCTTAGCTTTGTCAAAGTTCGGTTTGGATCCTCGACCCCCTCCAAATGA
- the LOC117916137 gene encoding uncharacterized protein LOC117916137 isoform X2, whose amino-acid sequence MEGGRQVGSSSSFTSELFGTKESPPSNSSGIFASIFPPPSTAVGRNPANSEMRGLSGNQTWDTKQGTPDMGKSGVGASSIIPNKDKNQIFQEERVEPCHLSSSLYYGGQDIYSNSSSTQTSGSYPVFKKDEDDPNGNNSQGASRGNWWQGSLYY is encoded by the exons ATGGAAGGCGGGAGACAAGTGGGTTCATCTTCTTCATTCACTTCTGAACTTTTTGGGACCAAGGAGTCACCTCCATCCAATTCTTCTGGGATTTTTGCATCAATTTTTCCGCCCCCATCCACG GCAGTAGGGAGGAACCCCGCAAACTCTGAGATGAGGGGATTGTCGGGAAATCAGACATGGGACACCAAACAAGGAACTCCAG ACATGGGAAAGAGTGGGGTAGGTGCCAGCAGTATCATACCCAACAAAGACaagaatcaaattttccaagaagaaAGGGTAGAACCATGTCATCTAAGTTCATCTCTCTACTACGGTGGGCAAGACATCTATTCAAATTCATCAAGCACCCAAACTTCTGGATCATATCCTGTT ttcaagAAAGACGAAGATGATCCAAATGGAAACAATTCACAAGGTGCATCTAGAGGAAACTGGTGGCAAG GGTCGCTTTATTATTAG
- the LOC117915681 gene encoding uncharacterized protein LOC117915681, giving the protein MFIRGKEKDDYITGASAAPETTASTYKKWIAENNMVMSWLVNSMTPDIGENFLSFDTAKEIWDIAKETFSDKENTSEIIQIEGILHDLRQGNLTVTEYFNTLTRLWRQLDTFEVHNWNCVTDGLLYKKIVEGKRVIKFLLGLNKNLDEIRGRIMGVKPLPSLREAFSEVRREESRKNLMMGSHQQLNMAESSALKTQFAPFDNRQKLKEVDLGVIIAESRDTQEKLAGRFMESQ; this is encoded by the coding sequence atgtttatacggggaaaggagaaagatgactacatcACCGGAGCTTCGGCGGCACCAGAAACCACAGCATCAACCTACAAGAAGTGGATAGCAGAAAATAATATGGTCATGTCCTGGCTAGTCAACTCTATGACCCCTGacattggtgaaaattttctgtCATTTGATACTGCCAAAGAAATCTGGGACATTGCAAAAGAAACTTTCTCAGACAAGGAAAACACATCTGAAATCATCCAGATTGAAGGCATCCTCCACGATTTGCGTCAAGGAAACCTTACGGTAACTGAATATTTCAATACTCTTACTCGTCTATGGCGTCAACTTGATACGTTTGAGGTTCATAACTGGAATTGTGTTACAGATGGTTTGTTGTATAAAAAGATTGTCGAAGGGAAACGTgtgattaaatttttgttaggtttgaaCAAAAATCTTGATGAAATCAGAGGAAGAATCATGGGAGTAAAACCTCTACCTAGCCTCAGAGAGGCATTCTCTGAAGTGCGTCGCGAAGAAAGTCggaaaaatctcatgatggGATCCCATCAACAACTGAATATGGCAGAAAGCTCGGCTCTTAAGACTCAATTCGCTCCTTTTGACAACCGTCAAAAATTAAAGGAGGTAGACCTTGGTGTGATCATTGCAGAAAGCCGGGACACTCAAGAGAAACTTGCTGGAAGATTCATGGAAAGCCAGTAG
- the LOC117916135 gene encoding uncharacterized protein LOC117916135: protein MARDQATIFSFRCLCFIIFVLSVFSSISFVIWSQYTGFFDFQNQVTLQNQNQFINILSFPSAWNHLSFPSGPPPKLLKIALFVKKWPHKHRAGGLERHALTLHLALAQRGHELHIFTTSSLNPSFPSFPIGTLYFHLSKPTAAGYLDQAVVWKQFQHQNSTGKPFDVIHTESVGLMHTRSRNLTNLAVTWHGIAYESIHSDIIQELLRTPEEPLAYSLTERAMKVVEEVKFFPHYAHHVATSDHVGEVLKRIYMIPEERVHIILNGVDEEIFKPNAAKGKDFKKKFGIPQSKTLVLGIAGRLVKDKGHPLMFEALMQMLKENDTFRETAIILVAGDGPWSDRYKDLGATVLVLGTLEPAQLASFYNAIDIFVNPTLRAQGLDHTLLEAMLSGKPLMATRLASITGSVIVGTEMGYTFSPTVASLKGTLYRVWHDGRGVLERKGQLARQRGLELFTATKMAAAYERLFLCISNDEENRDSYCTYQPSFQ, encoded by the coding sequence ATGGCAAGGGATCAAGCTACCATCTTCAGTTTCCGTTGTTTATGCTTCATTATCTTCGTTCTTTCTGTTTTCTCATCCATCTCATTCGTCATTTGGTCTCAATATACTGGCTTCTTTGATTTCCAAAACCAGGTAACTCtgcaaaatcaaaatcaattcattAATATCCTATCTTTTCCTTCTGCATGGAACCACCTATCTTTTCCCTCAGGGCCACCTCCGAAGTTGCTTAAAATTGCCCTCTTTGTGAAGAAATGGCCGCATAAGCACCGTGCAGGAGGGCTTGAACGTCATGCCTTAACCCTCCATCTTGCCCTTGCCCAAAGAGGCCATGAACTCCACATTTTCACCACTTCTTCTCTGAACCCTTCCTTCCCATCATTCCCAATTGGTACTTTGTATTTTCACCTCTCAAAACCAACAGCTGCTGGTTATCTAGACCAAGCTGTAGTTTGGAAGCAATTCCAACACCAAAATTCAACTGGAAAACCCTTTGATGTGATCCATACTGAAAGTGTTGGGCTCATGCACACTCGATCAAGGAATTTGACTAACCTAGCTGTTACTTGGCATGGAATTGCATATGAATCCATTCATTCTGACATCATTCAGGAACTTCTTCGAACTCCTGAAGAACCACTGGCATATTCATTGACTGAAAGAGCTATGAAGGTTGTTGAAGAAGTAAAGTTTTTCCCACATTATGCTCACCATGTTGCAACCAGTGACCATGTTGGGGAAGTTTTGAAAAGGATCTACATGATCCCAGAAGAACGAGTTCATATTATTCTCAATGGTGTAGATGAGGAGATTTTCAAGCCAAATGCAGCCAAGGGGAAGGATTTTAAGAAGAAATTTGGCATTCCGCAATCTAAGACACTGGTTTTGGGTATTGCTGGGAGATTAGTGAAGGATAAGGGACATCCGTTAATGTTTGAAGCTCTGATGCAAATGctcaaagaaaatgatacaTTTCGGGAAACAGCGATTATTCTTGTTGCTGGAGATGGTCCTTGGAGTGACAGATACAAAGATCTTGGGGCCACTGTACTGGTTTTGGGGACATTGGAACCTGCTCAGCTGGCAAGTTTTTATAATGCAATAGATATATTTGTAAACCCTACTCTTCGAGCTCAGGGATTGGATCATACTTTGTTAGAAGCAATGCTTTCTGGGAAGCCACTAATGGCTACAAGGCTTGCCAGCATTACAGGGTCTGTGATTGTTGGTACAGAAATGGGTTATACATTTTCGCCTACTGTTGCTTCACTCAAGGGGACCCTTTACAGGGTTTGGCATGATGGAAGAGGAGTTCTGGAGAGGAAAGGCCAGCTGGCTAGGCAGAGGGGTCTGGAGTTGTTCACTGCCACCAAGATGGCAGCTGCTTATGAAAGGCTATTTCTTTGCATCTCCAATGATGAGGAAAACAGGGATAGTTACTGTACTTACCAACCTTCATTCCAATGA
- the LOC117916136 gene encoding uncharacterized protein LOC117916136, with translation MDNGSRRQFSTSIHIMALDGIVNVNSLFTFAVFLGLAWYPITDPAITLTGVAEPACVADTTMGEDLVAFHVYSFSSFLFSSLVAFALKQAIWIGQGGGKVRSVPMTIHVNTAALRAGILVSAAGSVFGCVFLMLALVDLVQIKLGTLACRSLHSLAAIVPLVILVPFALVVFVGLVLYAFTR, from the coding sequence ATGGATAACGGTTCACGCCGGCAATTCAGTACAAGCATCCACATAATGGCCCTCGACGGCATCGTCAACGTCAACTCACTCTTCACCTTCGCCGTCTTCCTCGGCCTCGCTTGGTACCCAATCACCGACCCTGCCATCACCCTCACGGGCGTCGCCGAGCCTGCCTGCGTCGCCGACACGACCATGGGCGAGGATCTCGTTGCCTTCCACGTCTACTCCTTCAGCTCCTTCCTCTTCTCCAGCCTCGTCGCCTTTGCTCTCAAGCAAGCCATCTGGATTGGCCAAGGCGGTGGTAAGGTGCGCAGCGTCCCCATGACTATCCATGTTAACACGGCGGCACTCCGGGCCGGAATCTTGGTGTCGGCGGCGGGGTCGGTGTTTGGATGCGTCTTCTTGATGCTTGCGCTGGTGGATCTGGTTCAGATTAAGCTCGGCACTTTGGCTTGCCGGAGTTTGCATAGCTTGGCCGCTATTGTACCTCTGGTGATCCTGGTTCCGTTTGCACTCGTCGTCTTTGTAGGTTTGGTGCTTTACGCTTTCACACGCTAG
- the LOC117916137 gene encoding uncharacterized protein LOC117916137 isoform X1: MGGKTSAVFYMPYKFMGFAMEGGRQVGSSSSFTSELFGTKESPPSNSSGIFASIFPPPSTAVGRNPANSEMRGLSGNQTWDTKQGTPDMGKSGVGASSIIPNKDKNQIFQEERVEPCHLSSSLYYGGQDIYSNSSSTQTSGSYPVFKKDEDDPNGNNSQGASRGNWWQGSLYY; this comes from the exons ATGGGCGGCAAGACAAGTGCCGTCTTCTATATGCCCTATAAATTCATGGGTTTT GCCATGGAAGGCGGGAGACAAGTGGGTTCATCTTCTTCATTCACTTCTGAACTTTTTGGGACCAAGGAGTCACCTCCATCCAATTCTTCTGGGATTTTTGCATCAATTTTTCCGCCCCCATCCACG GCAGTAGGGAGGAACCCCGCAAACTCTGAGATGAGGGGATTGTCGGGAAATCAGACATGGGACACCAAACAAGGAACTCCAG ACATGGGAAAGAGTGGGGTAGGTGCCAGCAGTATCATACCCAACAAAGACaagaatcaaattttccaagaagaaAGGGTAGAACCATGTCATCTAAGTTCATCTCTCTACTACGGTGGGCAAGACATCTATTCAAATTCATCAAGCACCCAAACTTCTGGATCATATCCTGTT ttcaagAAAGACGAAGATGATCCAAATGGAAACAATTCACAAGGTGCATCTAGAGGAAACTGGTGGCAAG GGTCGCTTTATTATTAG